One stretch of Microvirga lotononidis DNA includes these proteins:
- the glgA gene encoding glycogen synthase GlgA has translation MRPLNVLSVASEVFPIIKTGGLADVAGALPSALAEEGVTVVTLMPGYPAVLNALENAETLHQYPAFFGGTARLLSGRAGGLDLFVIDAPHLFERPGSPYLAPNGRDWPDNARRFAALGRAAADIGQGLVPGFIPDIVHAHDWQAALVPVYLSLTGQPRPGTVVTIHNIAFQGIFPADLLFELGLPASIFTVDGVEYYGQIGFLKGGLQLADRITTVSPTYAKEIQTPEGGMALDGLLRARSGIVSGILNGIDDKVWDPATDQHLALTYDRGSLERRAANKRALQDRLGLKPDPDALLFGVVSRLSEQKGLDLVLAGLSRLLSEGAQLALLGAGDRTLEESFQTARVVYPGQVGCVIGYDEKLAHQIQGGSDALLVPSRFEPCGLTQLCAMRYGSIPVVSRVGGLADTIIDANEMAIANGAATGFQFGPVTFGAALDAIDRVKHLWRDKDAWHRLQANGMGADLSWHRPARQYADLYRSLRAV, from the coding sequence ATGAGGCCTCTGAACGTTCTGTCGGTCGCGTCAGAGGTCTTTCCCATCATCAAGACAGGCGGGTTGGCCGATGTGGCCGGCGCTCTGCCGTCCGCGCTTGCGGAGGAGGGCGTGACGGTCGTCACGCTCATGCCGGGTTATCCCGCGGTGCTCAACGCCCTGGAGAACGCGGAGACCCTGCATCAATATCCCGCCTTCTTCGGCGGAACGGCGCGGCTCCTGTCCGGCCGGGCAGGGGGCCTCGACCTCTTCGTCATCGACGCGCCCCATCTCTTCGAACGCCCCGGCTCACCCTATCTCGCGCCGAACGGGCGCGACTGGCCGGACAATGCCCGGCGCTTCGCCGCGCTCGGACGGGCGGCTGCCGATATCGGACAGGGGCTGGTCCCCGGATTCATTCCCGATATCGTGCACGCCCATGACTGGCAGGCGGCTCTCGTTCCCGTTTACCTGAGCCTCACCGGCCAGCCGCGCCCCGGCACGGTCGTCACCATTCACAACATCGCCTTTCAAGGAATCTTTCCGGCGGATCTCCTGTTCGAACTCGGCCTGCCGGCCAGCATCTTCACGGTGGACGGCGTCGAGTATTACGGACAGATCGGCTTCCTGAAGGGCGGCCTGCAGCTGGCCGATCGCATCACCACCGTATCGCCGACCTACGCCAAGGAGATCCAGACGCCCGAGGGCGGGATGGCACTCGATGGGTTGCTGCGCGCAAGGTCCGGCATCGTGTCCGGCATCCTCAACGGCATCGACGACAAGGTGTGGGATCCGGCAACGGACCAGCACCTGGCGCTCACCTATGATCGCGGCAGCCTCGAGCGACGGGCTGCCAACAAACGGGCGCTCCAGGATCGGCTGGGATTGAAGCCCGATCCCGACGCGCTCCTGTTCGGCGTCGTCAGCCGCCTGTCGGAGCAGAAGGGGCTCGACCTCGTGCTCGCGGGTCTCTCACGTCTGCTCTCCGAGGGCGCGCAGCTGGCTCTGCTGGGCGCCGGGGATCGCACCCTGGAGGAGAGTTTCCAGACGGCGCGCGTCGTCTATCCGGGCCAAGTCGGATGCGTCATCGGCTACGACGAGAAGCTGGCTCATCAGATCCAGGGAGGAAGCGACGCGCTTCTCGTGCCTTCGCGGTTCGAGCCCTGCGGCCTGACTCAGCTCTGCGCCATGCGCTACGGGAGCATTCCGGTCGTCTCTCGCGTGGGGGGATTGGCCGACACGATCATCGACGCCAACGAGATGGCCATTGCCAACGGGGCCGCGACGGGTTTCCAGTTCGGACCCGTCACGTTCGGCGCAGCCCTGGATGCGATCGACCGGGTGAAGCATCTGTGGCGCGACAAGGATGCTTGGCACCGGCTCCAGGCGAACGGCATGGGAGCCGACCTGAGCTGGCATCGCCCGGCGCGGCAATACGCCGATCTGTATCGCAGCCTTCGAGCCGTGTAG
- a CDS encoding malto-oligosyltrehalose synthase: MSKLDALLERMAALVGISPDYTDAFGNSVETSPATRLALLTALGLDTSSETSARESLDRLERLKNGPVPAVVTVEADRSSTIEFRAAPGPHSWILIEENGAVHEGRLGKHESSLDLPALPTGYHRLRLGDTETTIIAAPPRCWEPDAFQGKAKLWGAVAQIYSLRSKRDLGIGDYSDVTLAAESIGRLGGAFLGLSPVHALFASDRSKISPYSPSSRLFLESIYIDPTAAAGFTESGAAKLLDEPDAKARLGRLRSAQLIDYAEVWALKRPLLDAIWERFRRSGEHDAFEAFRRAGGEALEAHATFEALSEHFREQGRFWSGDWPEEYRSVHSVAVRRFRMDHAERVAFHAWLQWLADDQLAQAAERARGAGLPIGLYRDLAVGADGGGSEIWATPERYAPELSIGAPPDPLGPQGQDWGLPPFNPLTLEEQGLAAFRDLVSANMRHAGAIRIDHAFQLQRLFLIPSGAPASQGAYVDYPFEAMLAVLRVESHRAQCLVIAEDLGTAPEGFSDAIMESGVLSYRVLPFERDGSAFKKPGEYPRSAMAVITTHDLPTFTGWWRGLDIDLRQTLGIFDPAKAADERLARAADRQHLTEALADQGLLPSSRLPDEPPLEETIRYLGRTSCVLTALQIEDASGELNQPNMPGMDAGHPNWRRRLSNTIETITSPDSLMPRLAVALAEEGRDFRARRNALASTPPRATYRLQFHKGFTFDDAVKIVPYLAKLGISHVYSSPIQTAAPGSTHGYDIVDHSTINPELGGEEGFRRLSDTLKEHGLKLLLDIVPNHMGVGGKDNGWWLSVLEWGRLSPVADAFDIDWERPGADGKLIVPSLSGLYGEVLEKGELQLKFDPEEGSFSVWHWEHRFPICPTTYPAVLDLALAAIADGTKAGELRALAERLRALKDPQEERGSLPEKAERIKRDLAQAVAASTAVKKAVDGAVAVVNGAPGQPESFNILHRLLDAQSYRLAYWRVASSDINYRRFFDINTLAGIRVEITEIFEKTHELIVRLVGEGLIHGLRIDHIDGLADPEGYTRALQRKVGPGFFVAVEKILEPGEELRPWPVAGTSGYDVLNVIDGVLVNAEAGDTFERIYRDASGLQDSYADLLKQAKVEITEKNFASELEVLVSDIKAIADADRRTRDYTAFSLRRALIEIVAAFPVYRSYLGDGEPSVEDVRLLGETIRDAQQASTLPDRSVHDFIASALLGKTKANPADIRRFRRRFQQLTGPVMAKSLEDTLFYRYGRLIALNEVGGDPGHFGLSPQAFHQTNADRARNWPYAMIATATHDTKRGEDARARLLALSEMPQEWARALDLWRDIAAPHLSEVDGALAPDANDQVILLQALLGAWPLELLNGTDAEHLAAFQERMEEYLTKALREAKRHTSWVAPNGAYEAAARRLLQAALDPQNRILDRLNPLARRLSRLGMLNGLSRTILKMTLPGVPDIYQGTEFWDFSLVDPDNRRPVDYEARIKALDMNEPAAALMESWPEGRIKQYILMRLLHDRAAAPDLYAEGDYQPLSLEGEFSTHLLGYLRQHDDTALAVIVPRLWNGLTDSEDNPSDQPTWGDTAVSLPHGRWKNVLTREDILIESDHAAMASLLGTLPFAVLKRDGGDGIPH; the protein is encoded by the coding sequence GGGGAAGGCAAAGCTCTGGGGCGCGGTCGCACAGATATATTCCCTGCGTTCCAAGCGCGATCTCGGCATCGGCGACTATTCCGATGTGACGTTGGCGGCCGAGAGCATCGGCCGCCTCGGCGGGGCCTTCCTGGGCCTCAGCCCCGTCCACGCGCTCTTTGCCTCGGATCGCTCGAAGATCTCGCCCTACTCGCCCTCCTCGCGGCTCTTCCTCGAATCCATCTACATCGACCCGACGGCGGCTGCTGGTTTTACCGAGAGCGGTGCCGCAAAGCTCCTCGACGAGCCGGACGCGAAGGCGCGCCTCGGCCGGCTCCGTAGCGCCCAGCTCATCGATTATGCCGAGGTCTGGGCTCTCAAGCGCCCGCTTCTCGATGCCATTTGGGAGCGTTTCCGGCGATCGGGCGAGCATGATGCCTTCGAAGCCTTTCGGAGGGCCGGCGGCGAAGCCCTCGAGGCCCACGCCACGTTCGAAGCCCTTTCCGAGCACTTCCGCGAGCAGGGCCGGTTCTGGAGCGGCGATTGGCCGGAGGAATATCGCTCGGTCCATTCCGTCGCCGTCAGGCGGTTTCGCATGGATCACGCGGAACGGGTGGCCTTCCATGCTTGGCTGCAATGGCTGGCCGACGATCAACTCGCGCAGGCGGCGGAACGGGCCCGCGGCGCGGGCCTTCCCATCGGTCTCTACCGGGACCTCGCGGTAGGCGCGGATGGCGGCGGCTCCGAGATTTGGGCGACGCCGGAGCGTTATGCGCCAGAGCTGTCCATCGGGGCGCCCCCGGATCCGCTCGGACCCCAGGGGCAGGATTGGGGCTTGCCGCCCTTCAATCCACTCACCCTTGAGGAGCAGGGACTGGCCGCGTTCCGCGATCTCGTCTCCGCCAATATGCGCCATGCCGGGGCGATCCGGATCGACCATGCGTTCCAGCTCCAGCGCCTGTTTCTCATCCCCTCCGGCGCCCCCGCGTCCCAGGGTGCCTATGTGGATTATCCGTTCGAGGCGATGCTGGCCGTGTTGCGCGTGGAGAGCCATCGCGCCCAATGTCTCGTGATCGCCGAGGATCTCGGCACGGCCCCGGAGGGCTTCTCCGACGCCATCATGGAATCGGGAGTTCTCAGCTACCGGGTGCTTCCTTTCGAGCGCGACGGATCGGCATTCAAGAAGCCGGGTGAATATCCGCGCTCGGCCATGGCCGTCATCACGACCCATGACCTTCCGACCTTCACCGGCTGGTGGCGCGGCCTCGACATCGATCTGCGTCAGACGCTGGGCATCTTCGATCCCGCCAAAGCGGCCGACGAGCGCCTCGCAAGAGCTGCCGACAGGCAGCATCTGACGGAAGCCCTGGCTGACCAGGGTCTCCTTCCCTCATCTCGACTTCCGGATGAACCGCCGCTCGAGGAAACGATCCGCTATCTCGGGCGCACGTCGTGCGTGCTCACCGCCCTCCAGATCGAGGACGCCTCGGGAGAGTTGAACCAGCCCAACATGCCGGGCATGGATGCGGGGCACCCCAATTGGCGCCGGCGCCTGTCGAACACGATCGAGACCATCACCTCGCCGGACAGCCTGATGCCCAGGCTGGCCGTCGCCCTGGCGGAGGAAGGGCGGGACTTCCGCGCCCGCCGCAATGCCCTCGCCTCGACTCCACCCCGCGCCACCTACCGCCTGCAGTTTCACAAGGGCTTCACCTTCGACGACGCGGTGAAGATCGTGCCTTATCTGGCGAAGCTCGGCATCAGCCATGTCTATTCCTCGCCGATCCAGACGGCCGCGCCCGGATCGACCCATGGCTATGACATCGTCGACCATTCGACGATCAATCCGGAACTCGGCGGCGAAGAGGGCTTCCGCCGCCTCTCCGATACGTTGAAGGAGCATGGCCTCAAGCTCCTGCTCGACATCGTTCCGAACCACATGGGCGTGGGCGGGAAGGACAATGGCTGGTGGCTCTCGGTGCTCGAATGGGGCCGGCTCTCGCCTGTGGCCGATGCGTTCGACATCGACTGGGAGCGGCCGGGCGCCGACGGCAAGCTGATCGTCCCATCCCTGAGCGGTCTTTACGGGGAGGTGTTGGAGAAGGGCGAACTCCAGCTGAAATTCGACCCCGAGGAAGGCTCCTTCAGCGTCTGGCACTGGGAGCACCGCTTCCCGATCTGTCCGACGACCTATCCGGCCGTGCTCGATCTGGCGCTTGCCGCCATCGCCGACGGGACGAAGGCCGGTGAATTGCGGGCCCTTGCCGAGCGCTTGAGGGCGCTGAAGGATCCTCAGGAAGAGCGCGGTTCCCTGCCGGAGAAAGCCGAGAGGATAAAGCGAGACCTAGCCCAGGCGGTCGCGGCCTCGACGGCCGTGAAGAAGGCCGTCGACGGCGCGGTCGCAGTCGTCAACGGCGCTCCCGGCCAGCCGGAAAGCTTCAACATTCTGCACCGTCTCCTGGACGCCCAGTCCTATCGCCTCGCCTATTGGCGGGTCGCATCGAGCGACATCAACTACCGCCGCTTCTTCGACATCAATACCCTGGCGGGCATTCGGGTCGAGATCACGGAGATTTTCGAGAAGACGCACGAGCTCATCGTCCGCCTTGTGGGCGAAGGCCTTATCCACGGGTTGCGGATCGACCATATCGACGGGCTCGCCGATCCGGAGGGCTATACCCGTGCCCTTCAGAGGAAGGTGGGACCGGGCTTCTTCGTGGCGGTGGAGAAAATCCTGGAGCCGGGGGAGGAACTGCGCCCCTGGCCGGTGGCGGGAACGTCCGGCTACGACGTGCTCAACGTGATCGACGGCGTACTGGTGAATGCTGAGGCAGGCGATACCTTCGAACGCATCTATAGGGACGCTTCAGGCCTTCAGGACTCCTATGCCGACCTGCTGAAACAGGCCAAGGTCGAGATCACCGAGAAAAATTTCGCCAGCGAGCTGGAGGTTCTGGTCTCGGACATCAAGGCCATCGCTGATGCCGACCGACGCACGCGGGATTATACGGCTTTCTCCTTACGCCGAGCCCTCATCGAGATCGTGGCAGCCTTCCCGGTCTATCGCAGCTATCTCGGTGACGGCGAACCTTCGGTGGAAGATGTGCGGTTGCTCGGGGAGACGATCCGGGACGCGCAGCAAGCAAGCACCCTGCCCGATCGCAGCGTGCACGATTTCATCGCCTCCGCCCTTCTGGGCAAGACAAAAGCCAATCCTGCCGATATCCGCCGCTTCCGGCGTCGCTTCCAGCAGCTCACAGGCCCGGTCATGGCCAAGAGCCTGGAGGACACTCTGTTCTATCGCTATGGCCGCCTGATCGCGCTCAACGAAGTCGGCGGCGACCCGGGCCATTTCGGCCTGTCTCCGCAAGCCTTCCACCAGACGAATGCGGATCGTGCCCGCAATTGGCCGTATGCAATGATCGCCACCGCGACGCACGACACGAAACGCGGTGAGGATGCGCGAGCGCGCCTGCTCGCGCTTTCGGAAATGCCGCAGGAATGGGCGCGGGCGCTCGACCTCTGGCGGGACATCGCCGCTCCTCACCTGTCCGAGGTGGACGGCGCGCTCGCGCCTGATGCCAACGATCAGGTGATCCTGCTCCAGGCGCTCCTCGGCGCATGGCCCCTGGAGCTTCTGAACGGGACGGATGCCGAGCATCTCGCAGCGTTCCAGGAGCGGATGGAGGAATATCTCACCAAGGCTCTCCGGGAAGCCAAGCGACATACGAGCTGGGTTGCCCCGAACGGAGCCTATGAGGCAGCAGCCCGTCGGCTCCTTCAGGCGGCGCTCGACCCGCAGAACCGCATCCTCGATCGCCTGAACCCTCTCGCCCGACGCCTCTCTCGTCTGGGCATGCTGAACGGGCTCTCGCGGACCATCCTGAAGATGACCCTGCCGGGCGTTCCCGACATTTACCAGGGCACCGAGTTCTGGGACTTCTCCCTGGTCGATCCTGACAATCGGCGACCCGTCGATTACGAAGCCCGGATCAAGGCGCTCGACATGAACGAGCCGGCTGCGGCCTTGATGGAATCCTGGCCCGAAGGCCGGATCAAGCAGTATATTCTCATGCGGCTGCTTCACGACCGTGCGGCAGCGCCTGACCTCTATGCCGAGGGTGATTACCAGCCCTTGTCGTTAGAGGGCGAGTTCTCGACTCACCTGCTCGGCTATCTCAGGCAGCACGACGACACGGCCCTCGCCGTCATCGTGCCGCGCCTCTGGAACGGTCTGACAGACAGCGAGGACAATCCTTCCGATCAGCCCACCTGGGGCGATACAGCCGTCTCCCTGCCCCACGGGCGCTGGAAAAACGTGCTCACGCGAGAGGATATTCTCATCGAATCCGATCACGCGGCGATGGCGTCACTCCTGGGCACTCTTCCCTTTGCCGTTCTCAAGCGCGATGGAGGCGACGGCATCCCGCATTAA
- the glgB gene encoding 1,4-alpha-glucan branching protein GlgB: protein MKGDDRMDQHRRGSQSASPRPAEPPSVAEIVNSGDPFSVLGPHEISPGQWEIRAIVPDVDAVTVLDRDGQTVLAPMERMPPDGLLVASFHASERPDYRLRIERHSIVEIRHDPYSFGTFLSHDDLVRIGDPTSDAVYTKLGAHFLDLGGIQGFLFTVWAPNARRVSVVGDFNSWDGRCHLMRRRHEGGIWELFIPDIAPEQRYKFEIIGLHGNLLALKADPIAFAAEHPPETASILKSAPSFDWQDSEWMKSRAGENHRKAPMSIYECHLGSWSRVPEEGNRYLTYRELAVRLIPYVKDLGFTHIELLPITEYPFDGSWGYQPISVYAPTSRFGTPEDFAAFVEAAHAAGIGVILDWVPAHFPNDPHGLSYFDGTHLYEHADPRLGFHQDWGTYIYNFERREVMSFLVANARFWLERYHLDGLRVDAVASMLYLDYSRKAGEWIPNRYGGNENLGAIDFIRKMNEVAYATSPGAITIAEESTAWPGVSQPTYTGGLGFGFKWNMGWMHDTLRYISKDPVFRQYHHHDLTFGLLYAFSENFILPLSHDEVVHGKGSLLGKMPGDQWQRFANLRAYFGFMWGHPGKKLLFMGGEIAQEREWNHDESLDWHLLDSSYHKGVQSLVRDLNHAYQSIPALHERDCEARGFEWLVSDDRDNSVIAWLRRGDDETSVAIVVSNFTPVVREAYRIGVPLPGFYREAVNTDAGQYGGSNVGNLGGVVAEDVPSHGRPCSLTLTIPPLATLILVLDHEGSGPNI, encoded by the coding sequence ATGAAGGGGGACGACCGAATGGATCAGCACCGTCGTGGATCGCAGAGCGCATCGCCGCGCCCGGCCGAACCGCCATCGGTTGCCGAGATCGTCAATTCGGGCGATCCCTTCTCCGTTCTCGGGCCCCACGAGATTTCACCCGGCCAATGGGAGATCCGCGCCATCGTTCCGGATGTCGACGCCGTGACGGTGCTCGACCGCGATGGACAGACCGTTCTGGCTCCGATGGAGCGGATGCCTCCGGACGGCCTTCTCGTCGCCTCGTTCCATGCCTCCGAGCGGCCCGATTACAGGCTGCGGATCGAGCGGCACAGCATCGTGGAAATCCGACACGACCCCTACAGCTTCGGCACCTTCCTGTCCCACGACGATCTGGTGCGGATCGGCGATCCGACGAGCGATGCGGTCTATACGAAGCTCGGGGCGCATTTTCTGGACCTCGGAGGCATTCAAGGTTTCCTGTTCACCGTCTGGGCGCCCAATGCCCGCCGGGTCAGCGTGGTGGGCGACTTCAATTCCTGGGACGGTCGCTGCCACCTCATGCGCCGCCGTCACGAAGGCGGGATCTGGGAGCTGTTCATTCCTGACATCGCGCCGGAGCAGCGCTACAAGTTCGAGATCATCGGCCTGCACGGCAACCTCCTCGCGCTGAAAGCCGACCCCATCGCCTTTGCCGCGGAACATCCGCCGGAAACGGCCTCCATCCTCAAGAGCGCTCCCAGCTTCGACTGGCAGGATTCGGAGTGGATGAAGTCGCGCGCCGGTGAAAACCACCGCAAGGCGCCGATGTCGATCTACGAGTGCCATCTGGGCTCATGGTCGCGCGTCCCCGAAGAAGGCAACCGCTATCTGACCTATCGCGAATTGGCCGTGCGGCTCATTCCTTATGTGAAGGATCTCGGCTTCACGCATATCGAGCTTCTGCCGATCACGGAATATCCGTTCGACGGTTCATGGGGCTATCAGCCGATCTCGGTATATGCGCCGACGAGCCGGTTCGGCACGCCGGAGGATTTCGCCGCTTTCGTGGAAGCGGCGCACGCGGCCGGCATCGGCGTCATCCTCGACTGGGTGCCGGCGCATTTCCCGAACGATCCGCACGGATTGTCCTATTTCGACGGTACGCATCTCTACGAACATGCCGATCCGCGGCTGGGATTCCATCAGGATTGGGGCACCTATATCTACAATTTCGAGCGCCGGGAGGTGATGAGCTTCCTCGTGGCGAATGCCCGCTTCTGGCTGGAGCGGTACCATCTCGACGGATTGCGCGTCGATGCAGTCGCCTCGATGCTCTACCTCGACTACTCGCGAAAGGCCGGAGAGTGGATTCCCAACCGCTACGGCGGCAACGAGAATCTCGGCGCGATCGATTTCATCCGCAAGATGAACGAGGTCGCTTATGCCACCTCGCCGGGCGCCATCACCATCGCGGAGGAATCGACCGCTTGGCCGGGCGTATCCCAGCCGACCTATACCGGCGGCCTCGGCTTCGGGTTCAAATGGAACATGGGCTGGATGCACGATACCTTGCGCTACATCAGCAAGGATCCCGTCTTCCGCCAGTACCATCATCACGATCTCACCTTCGGGCTGCTCTACGCCTTCTCCGAGAATTTCATTCTGCCCCTGAGCCATGACGAGGTGGTTCACGGCAAGGGATCGCTCCTCGGCAAGATGCCGGGCGATCAATGGCAGCGTTTCGCCAATCTGCGCGCCTATTTCGGATTCATGTGGGGACATCCGGGCAAGAAGCTCCTGTTCATGGGCGGAGAAATCGCGCAGGAGCGGGAATGGAACCACGACGAGAGCCTCGACTGGCATCTCCTTGACAGCTCCTACCACAAGGGCGTGCAGTCGCTGGTCAGAGACCTCAACCACGCCTACCAGTCCATTCCCGCCCTCCACGAACGCGATTGCGAGGCGAGGGGATTCGAATGGCTGGTCTCCGACGACCGCGACAACAGCGTCATCGCCTGGTTGCGTCGCGGCGACGACGAGACCTCGGTCGCCATCGTGGTGTCGAACTTCACGCCGGTCGTGCGGGAGGCGTACCGCATCGGCGTTCCGCTGCCGGGGTTCTACCGTGAAGCGGTCAATACCGATGCGGGCCAGTATGGCGGAAGCAACGTGGGCAATCTCGGAGGGGTCGTGGCCGAGGACGTCCCGAGCCATGGCCGGCCCTGCTCCCTGACCTTGACGATTCCGCCTCTCGCGACGCTCATTCTCGTCCTCGATCACGAAGGCTCCGGACCCAACATATAG
- the glgX gene encoding glycogen debranching protein GlgX, which yields MNDKVDTRELSAAQIVAPNVRRTSRVREGLPYPLGATWDGLGVNFAIFSANATKVELCLFDLDGVTELERVELPEYTDEVWHGYLPDARPGTTYGYRVHGPYDPKEGHRFNPNKLLLDPYARQLIGDLTWDPALFGYTIGSPDADLSFDKRDSARFMPKCRVVESAFTWGRGRRPQIPWERTIVYETHLRGFTMQHPAVPRELRGTFSGLMQHEVIEYIRNLGVTAVELLPIHAFVDDSYLIDKGLRNYWGYNSIGFFAPQPRYLATPFVNEVKEMVSHLHDAGIEVILDVVYNHTAEGNELGPTLSFKGIDNASYYRLAPDKRYYINDTGTGNTVNLSHSRVLQMVTDSLRYWAQEVKIDGFRFDLATILGREPHGFEEDGRFLDACRQDPALSQVKLIAEPWDCGPGGYQVGRFSPGWAEWNDRYRDTVRAYWKGEEGKLPELASRLTASADIFNKRGRRPWASVNFITAHDGFTLHDLVSYNDKHNEANGEDNKDGHDHNLSSNYGVEGPTDDPDIRALRLRQMRNMLATLLFSQGTPMLLAGDEFARSQQGNNNAYCQDNEISWIDWEGIDDDGIELLEFTRKLIQLRQDLPILRRGRFLSGVYNEELDVKDVTWLTPAGDEMTPEHWQDPNARCISILLDGRAQPTGIRRRGTDVTLLLILNAHHDVVKCTLPEVVGGEAWMCHIDTNQPDLEAPTEFRFGKEYTVTAHSLLLFQLKPEKQRKAEKKRGA from the coding sequence ATGAACGACAAAGTCGATACCCGTGAGCTCTCCGCAGCTCAGATCGTCGCCCCGAATGTGAGGCGCACGTCCCGTGTACGCGAAGGACTGCCATATCCCCTCGGAGCGACCTGGGATGGACTGGGGGTCAATTTCGCCATCTTCTCCGCCAACGCCACCAAGGTCGAGCTGTGCCTGTTCGATCTGGACGGCGTCACGGAGCTCGAACGGGTGGAGCTGCCGGAATACACCGACGAGGTCTGGCACGGCTACCTGCCCGATGCGCGTCCCGGCACCACCTACGGCTATCGCGTCCATGGTCCCTACGACCCGAAGGAAGGCCACCGCTTCAACCCGAACAAGCTCCTGCTCGACCCATACGCCCGCCAGCTCATCGGCGACCTGACCTGGGACCCGGCCCTGTTCGGCTACACCATCGGCTCGCCGGATGCCGACCTGTCCTTCGACAAGCGGGACAGCGCGCGGTTCATGCCCAAATGCCGGGTCGTGGAATCGGCCTTCACCTGGGGCCGTGGACGCCGGCCGCAGATTCCGTGGGAGCGCACGATCGTCTACGAGACGCATCTGCGCGGCTTCACCATGCAGCATCCGGCCGTCCCGCGCGAGCTGCGGGGGACCTTCTCGGGCCTGATGCAGCATGAGGTGATTGAATACATCCGCAACCTCGGCGTCACCGCCGTCGAACTGCTTCCCATCCATGCCTTCGTTGACGACAGCTATCTCATCGACAAGGGATTGCGGAACTACTGGGGCTACAACTCGATCGGCTTCTTCGCGCCGCAGCCGCGTTATCTGGCGACGCCCTTCGTGAACGAAGTGAAGGAGATGGTGAGCCACCTTCACGACGCCGGGATCGAGGTCATCCTCGACGTGGTCTACAACCACACCGCCGAGGGCAACGAGCTCGGACCGACCCTGTCCTTCAAGGGCATCGACAACGCATCCTATTACCGGCTCGCGCCCGACAAGCGCTATTACATCAACGACACCGGAACCGGGAACACGGTCAATCTCAGCCACTCCCGCGTGCTGCAGATGGTGACGGACTCCCTGCGCTACTGGGCCCAGGAGGTGAAGATCGACGGTTTCCGCTTCGATCTCGCGACGATCCTGGGGCGGGAGCCGCACGGCTTCGAGGAGGACGGGCGCTTTCTCGACGCCTGCCGCCAGGATCCGGCCCTGAGCCAGGTCAAGCTCATTGCCGAACCCTGGGATTGTGGCCCCGGCGGGTATCAGGTCGGGCGTTTCTCGCCAGGATGGGCGGAATGGAACGACCGGTATCGCGATACGGTGCGCGCCTATTGGAAGGGCGAGGAAGGAAAGCTTCCCGAACTCGCCTCGCGCCTCACCGCATCGGCCGACATCTTCAACAAGCGCGGACGCAGGCCGTGGGCGTCGGTGAATTTCATCACCGCCCACGACGGCTTCACGCTGCACGATCTCGTCTCCTACAACGACAAGCACAACGAGGCGAACGGCGAGGACAACAAGGACGGGCACGACCACAACCTGTCTTCCAATTACGGCGTCGAGGGGCCGACGGACGATCCGGACATCCGCGCTCTCCGGCTGCGGCAGATGCGCAACATGCTCGCCACCCTGCTGTTCTCGCAGGGAACGCCGATGCTGCTCGCAGGCGACGAATTCGCCCGCTCGCAGCAGGGCAACAACAATGCCTATTGCCAAGACAACGAAATTTCCTGGATCGACTGGGAGGGGATCGACGACGACGGCATCGAGCTGCTCGAATTCACCCGCAAGCTGATCCAGCTGCGCCAGGACCTGCCGATCCTGCGCAGAGGACGGTTCCTGTCCGGCGTCTACAACGAGGAGCTCGACGTCAAGGACGTGACGTGGCTCACGCCCGCCGGGGACGAGATGACTCCGGAGCATTGGCAGGACCCGAACGCCCGCTGCATCAGCATCCTGCTCGACGGCCGCGCCCAGCCGACCGGCATCCGCCGACGCGGCACGGACGTGACCCTGCTGCTGATCCTCAACGCGCACCACGACGTGGTGAAGTGCACGTTGCCCGAGGTGGTGGGCGGCGAGGCCTGGATGTGCCACATCGACACCAACCAGCCGGATCTGGAGGCGCCTACCGAATTCAGGTTCGGCAAGGAATACACCGTGACGGCCCATTCCCTGCTTCTGTTCCAGCTGAAGCCCGAGAAGCAGCGGAAGGCGGAGAAGAAGAGGGGCGCGTGA